A single region of the Bacillus cereus genome encodes:
- a CDS encoding EcsC family protein — protein MRSKREQAILDNIKEWEGQLVEQEATDFQKVFDKWLHTTIAKLPEKKRKDFFTKADGWLFHLHALIQSSQSQLDARNRILGTSRLFDESIEQLEDLKALSIDQLTYIAEQQTARHRLYSFVQGGATGAGGLLLLTADFPVMIALNVKAVQLIATSFGHDVNKPYEMMLALKVFHAALLPARLQQYAWYNLLRELEQEDSFFYEGDEEVLKPASTEVVLKQILKTFSIYALRRKLFQGIPVIGMAIGSTVNYRLTRNVTEFANRFYQVRHIMEKEKRS, from the coding sequence ATGCGATCGAAGCGAGAACAAGCCATTTTAGACAATATAAAAGAGTGGGAAGGGCAATTAGTAGAGCAGGAAGCGACCGATTTTCAAAAGGTGTTTGATAAGTGGTTGCATACTACGATTGCAAAACTACCTGAGAAAAAACGAAAAGACTTTTTTACGAAAGCAGATGGATGGCTCTTTCATTTACATGCGCTTATTCAAAGTTCACAATCACAGCTAGATGCACGTAATCGTATTTTAGGAACGTCGAGATTATTTGATGAATCGATTGAGCAACTTGAAGATTTGAAGGCGTTATCTATTGATCAATTAACATACATAGCAGAGCAGCAAACAGCACGTCATCGCCTATATTCATTCGTACAAGGCGGAGCAACAGGTGCTGGTGGTTTATTATTATTAACGGCTGATTTTCCGGTTATGATTGCGTTAAATGTGAAGGCCGTACAACTTATTGCTACATCATTTGGGCATGATGTGAACAAGCCGTATGAAATGATGCTTGCGTTAAAAGTATTCCATGCAGCATTATTGCCGGCGAGACTTCAGCAATATGCATGGTACAATTTGCTGAGAGAACTCGAGCAAGAAGATTCATTCTTTTATGAAGGAGACGAAGAAGTGTTAAAGCCAGCTTCTACTGAGGTTGTGTTAAAACAAATTTTGAAGACGTTTTCGATATATGCTCTTCGTCGTAAATTATTCCAAGGCATTCCGGTAATCGGAATGGCAATCGGATCTACAGTGAATTATCGTTTAACAAGGAATGTTACTGAATTTGCAAATCGATTCTATCAAGTACGCCACATAATGGAAAAAGAAAAAAGATCATAA